In the genome of Brachypodium distachyon strain Bd21 chromosome 3, Brachypodium_distachyon_v3.0, whole genome shotgun sequence, the window TCTCGAGGCCTATATTGGGCTAGACTTTCGGTGTTTTTTTCATTGGTTATAATTGAGTCTCGAGACTCGAGGCCTATattggactttttttttacttaaaaCAAAAACTCCGAACAAAATAACGGAGTTAAGGACGTTCACAAATTTAGTTATCTATAGTGGATCTTAAAATAAATCATGCAGTGGCTTGTATGTTAAGCTGATCATATACGATTTCGTCGATTTGTCATTATGAACGATAATAGTTTATGGTGCTAGTAAGACCGACTCTTAGATAAATAtagtctcttttttttttcttaacttATCTAAACTCTCTTTATTTTACGGTTGGTGATGATGGTGCGTGTTTTCCTACACATTAAAAAATTACAGGGGTGTCGGTGACGATTGCTATGGTTAGCGTCACGCAAGCACACGGGTGGTACCCACACCCTCTACATcagcatccggagtccaaagtGCTTCAAACTAAGGCGAGGCATCTTCTAAAACGATCACAACGTTCTTTTGATAACAAGCAATTAATGGCGACGTATCTGATGAAAACTCCAGTCCGGTGAAAACCTGAAAACTTACATCGTGAGTGGTTTGATAAAAAACGTACAGTTTGGATCGGAGGTGGGATTCCCTCGGACCACCTAAATGGATTTTTACAGAAAACCCCCTTGCATTTTCACTTAAACCGTGATTTTGTTCATTGAACAATTTATATCAATGAACAAAAGCAGCCATCACCGAATTGCAATGCATACCTCTGTACTGCTACTAGGAGGCAGGTGTGTGTTCATGATCAAAGGTTGGTCCACCGTGTTGCACGTGGCCGGCGGAGGTCCAGTGCTCCCGCATAGGGCGGGGAATAACGGGCGGAGGGCGTAGGATGCTGGACGGGGCAGATGGAGTGCGTGGGTGAGGGTGCAACTCAATGGGCGCCGTCGGATAGGGATGGAAGACGTCCGTCGGAGGGCCGGCACCGACGCACGGAGGGCGACGCGCTCCCATCGCCTCGATTGATTTCTCCTGGCGATGATGGCGACGATTCCATTGCAATTCAGAGAAATGTGAGGAGGTTTTCCGTAAAAGTCCGTTTAAGTGGCCTGAGGGAATCCTACCTCCGATCCGAACTGTACGGTTTTTTTTATCGAACGGTTCTCGATGAAAGTTTTTAGATTTTCACTCGACCGgagttttcactggatacgTCGCCTATATTGATACCAAGTTGATTCTATGTACACTTAATTACTTGACGTAGCGACAACACGATGTCAAAAAGTCATCACATCGACAATGCACAAAGCTGAATTATTAAAAGTAACAATAGGGATTGATTAATAATCACCTTTACTCTTTTCCAAACTGGTACCAGTTAGAAATAGTAATATCTAAGGAAATACTAGAATTATCTCACCTTTTAAAAAATTGTCGTATTtggtttcattaagacaaaactttgaccaataatacAATAAAAAATCACAATTACCAGTAAGAATTTTTGAACACTAttttattgatataaatttcatgtcttTAGAACATATAGTAACATAGCAATTTCTGGTCAAATTATCCTAACGAAACACCTTGTATGAAAAGACAGATAAATGAAATACAAATTCATGATCAGCGTATTGTATACTTATTCATTATGAGGTCAATTTTATAATCTACGGAGTAAAAAATTTCCCGTTTAATTTCGTtagccttcctcctccgctcgtGTCGTCGTCTCCATCCCTCTTAACCAcgtctctccctctctccttccCCGATCTGCTGCGCTCCCCGCTGCCTATCCAAGCCGAGGTACGTCTCCTCCCAACTCACGAATCCCACCCAACTAGCGCCCAATCCCCGCCCGGAGAATTGGGTTGATCCTTGTGCTGTGCTGCTCGCGCCCTCGGATCCCGGCAATATCCGACCGAGTGCCCAGATCCGGGAGTAGAGTCTGAGATAGATATAGCGAGACCTTTTCTTGATTCGGGGACTGGGTAAAGGGCAATTTTTTTCCGATGTTGACGCGTTTGGTACTGCTGGTGTTTGTTGGAGTGATCCATCAGCCTAGATTTTGTCTTACGGCCTCTAGTGCTGACATTCTTCCTCTTTTGTTTATTTGGATGGTCTCCTTGATGTTGTCATTTCCTGCAGGTTGTTCGTCGCCGCCAGCATGGGTCTGGCGAAGGATGGTGCCGAGATGGAGGAGGGGACACTGGAGATTGGCATGGGTAAGTTTTCACCGTGGCAATATGATGCTCGTGGTCTGTTCATTGGTCTAGAAAGTCACAGCCAAGCTTGTTTTAGCTTTGCGTGTTGCTATTTTCGTTTTTTTGCTCCAATGGACAATAGTTGGTTTGCTACATCAGCGTTTGGGGCATATACTCAGCAATTGTTGCGTAGCATGTTGATCTGTTAACTGCCTAGCTGTTCCAGGCTGCAGTTTTCCAGTCACGCTGTAAGAATCTCTATGGTTTCCTTAATGAAATCGGGGTGAAATCCCTTTTATcaaaagcaaacaaacaaacaaacaaaccgcCTAATCGTATCATGTACTCCATTGCGGTCTTTCATGTTGCAGTTGACATATACAGGTTATTGTGGGCTAGCATGTTGATTTGTTAACTGCCTAGCCGGTATGTtgtgctccctccgatccataataagtgtcggggatttagtacgaagttagtacaaagttatggattggagggagtaggattTAGGAATCTAGTTCCCTAAGAATCCAAAATGGTAGAGCTTGAAGTTTCGAATCGTTACCATGTACAGTGTGAAATCTagaatttgtttggtttgccaGGCTTTGCATGGCAATTTGTTCACTAGTTTAGGAAGCATTGTATTCTACAAGTACCAATGTCACAAGTTGTGTCTAATTAGGGCCAGAAGGCAATATGAAGCTAGTAGATGCTGGATGATTGCCATGCTGCTAGAATGCACTCCCATGATCAAACTgtgattttaccgatctttaAAGAAAATAGACCGGAAGACAGTTGATACTATAACTTTTTTCCTTGGAGATCAAGAATGTCTACCACTTTTTGGATAGGAAATGTGGTGCAACATCTGGTTCAATTCAACTCTGCATTCTCACTCTGGTAGTTATGGTCATGTCCATGAGAAGAGCATGCTATTTTCTGAccattcatcttttcttttaatgGTTATTTATTTGAATTGCTCACATGAAGTAGATGCACTTGGTTTTTTCTACGGAAAACTGTAGGGGAGGCCCTGACAACATTGCGGTATATTAAAGAAAAGACAAATGTTCTAAGAGTATATACATGCGAATAAACCCCCAGGGCAGTGGAATGAAACACTAATTACAGAATACCCCAGTAACTGTTATATTATATTCGCAAGTTGATGAACTTGTGATTCAGGGTCTGAGTAGCTGTTAGTGTATCTATAAAAAAGTTCTGCAAAAGCCGCCTATTTATGAATGATTGCTTCAGTTGTAAACTATAAAGATAAGGCGCATAAAATGGCCACAGAGATCACTGAACTCGAGGTATGCAATCCATTCCTATATAGGGCCTGCACATTTTTCAAAGTTTTTCCTTGACCAATGATTTGACTAGCCATATATGGATTAGTTTATACAAAATTGATACCAATAAAGAGTTCTTTTCAGTATGAATCCGACGATGACAATTTTGTATAACTCAATCCACGTGTAGTTGGATtaatcgttggtcaaagttaaatCTTAGAAAATGTGTGCGTCCTATATTTAGCaatggatggagtattttGGCTTTTCCTCCAGAATTTCTCGTCAGAGTTTTTTCTAGTCTTTATGAACTGTTCTCCCTTGCCATTGTTTCGTATCTTCTGCCCGGCATATATAGTTACTTCATGAAAAAAACTGTTTGAGTGACATAGCAAAGATGACATCTAGTCTACAGTTCGTTAATTGAAGTTCTTGTTATGCAGAGTATAGGACCGTCTCTGGTGTGGCAGGGCCATTGGTTATCTTGGACAAAGTGAAggtatgttttgtttttctccatATAGCTAGGGCTACTAGTCGCTGAAAATACTATGGCTGAACCAAATACCCACTTTGCAACTcaatgttctttctttttaaatCTTCTCTAGGGGCCAAAGTATCAGGAGATTGTGAATATTCGATTGGGAGATGGCACCACTCGTCGTGGTCAAGTCCTGGAAGTCGATGGTGAAAAAGCTGTCGTGCAGGTTGCTTCCTTTGCatgtaccatttttttttattgaagaATGCTGATCAAGTTTTACGCCTTACTGCTTTTGATCTGATTTGTCTACATAGTGTGCTTAGCTAGGATCCACTGCATTAAATTATACATATTTACATATTTACTTTTTTCTGGATACTGAACTGCCTGCCAAATAAGGTCTTTGAAGGTACTTCAGGGATAGACAACAAGTATACTACTGTGCAGTTTACAGGAGAGGTAATCAGTATCCTGCTATTCCCATCTTTGGTTTTGATTCTCTGTCCTCCAGTTTCGTAAAtgctttatttctttctcttcaatAACTACCCAAATCACCAAACTTCCTTTAGGTATACAATGCTACCATGAACAGATATGTATAAGCCAGACAATGCTAGGCATGGACAATGAGTGATATCAGACACCTCCTAGATAGCTTAATTTTTAATGTGGCTTTGTTGAgttgttttaatttgttgtATGAATCGTATGATACTAACTTGCATGCTGGTGGAAACTGAAGGAGGAGTACATGTTTATGTTAGTGCCTTCAATATCCAAAAATCAACTTGGATGATGTTTTTATTTCACATAAACAGTGAAGCAGCATTTTTCCCTTTACATATGACACATAATTTTTATCCAGGTTTTGAAAACTCCTGTCTCACTTGATATGCTAGGACGCATTTTCAATGGTTCTGGAAAGCCTATTGATAATGGTCCTCCCATATTGCCCGAGGCTTACTTGGATATTTCTGGTGAGTTATTTCACAGTATTATGTGTTCTGCGGACCTTTTGGAATTAATTAATGCTTATTCTTCGGGTATACATATGGAATGACGCTTAAGAGGATTGGGAACGAGTCAAACAATCCATTCTTTCTATTAAACTTCCCTGTTAACTTATGGTAACCTTGTAATATCTGATGACTGATGTTATCACAGGAAGTTCTATCAACCCCAGTGAGAGAACCTATCCAGAAGAGATGATTCAAACAGGAATATCCACTATTGATGTTATGAATTCGATTGCTCGTGGGCAAAAAATCCCTCTTTTCTCTGCTGCTGGGCTTCCTCACAATGAGATTGCTGCTCAAATTTGTCGTCAGGCCGGTCTTGTTAAAAGGCTGGAGAAAAGCAAGCAGGCAGAGGTAATGGGCATACCATTTGCTTGTGCCGTTGAAATTTTTGCTCATTAAAATAAAGGGTGTTTGTTATGGACAAACACTTACCTATTCTTGAAGTCAATATTTATGTTCTTGAGCATTGTATTGTTTTCACTGAGCTTGCATTGTTCATAAAAATACATGTGCAGCTATAATAAACCTCTGcctttttcatttttaattTTCTAGTGAGGGGAAAGATACATGGTTTTGAGGTAGATTTAGACTTATTCATTGTTGAAATAAGTGTCTGGAAATAAAGCAAAGTATAAGTACCGAATAACATGGCTGGGTCTTCAATTTTGGATTGCCCTCAATAGTGTAAAGAAAACATGATGTAAGTTTtacttttgttgttttgtcagcacattttctttctcccGCTCATTTCTGGTTTGGTTTATACATTCTTTAGGGTGGCGAAGAAGACAACTTTGCAATTGTGTTTGCTGCTATGGGAGTAAACATGGAAACAGCCCAGTTTTTCAAACGTGACTTTGAAGAAAATGGTTCCATGGAGCGGGTCACCCTTTTCTTGAATCTggtaaatttatttttgccttattttttgtttgacgGCTGTTTATTATTAAACTGGAAGAATCACACTGTCTTGATTGTTTTGCAGGCAAATGATCCCACTATTGAGCGTATTATCACTCCTCGAATTGCTCTAACAACAGCTGAATATTTGGCATATGAATGTGGGAAGCATGTTCTTGTCATACTGACAGATATGAGCTCTTATGCAGATGCACTTCGTGAGGTATTTCATTTTCTCTATGATTTTATCATGTCTTCACATATTCCCTGAGCTTATATCTTCCAGTACTATTTACTTTCTGAAtaaaatcaattttgaggaCAGCATCATCCTTATAGATATATTTTTGTTGATGGCCTAAGACTTGACAAATTTTTATCTTTGTAATTATATGAGAGATTTATTTGTATTTAGGTCTCAGCGGCACGCGAAG includes:
- the LOC100845199 gene encoding V-type proton ATPase subunit B 2, whose product is MGLAKDGAEMEEGTLEIGMEYRTVSGVAGPLVILDKVKGPKYQEIVNIRLGDGTTRRGQVLEVDGEKAVVQVFEGTSGIDNKYTTVQFTGEVLKTPVSLDMLGRIFNGSGKPIDNGPPILPEAYLDISGSSINPSERTYPEEMIQTGISTIDVMNSIARGQKIPLFSAAGLPHNEIAAQICRQAGLVKRLEKSKQAEGGEEDNFAIVFAAMGVNMETAQFFKRDFEENGSMERVTLFLNLANDPTIERIITPRIALTTAEYLAYECGKHVLVILTDMSSYADALREVSAAREEVPGRRGYPGYMYTDLATIYERAGRIEGRKGSITQIPILTMPNDDITHPTPDLTGYITEGQIYIDRQLHNRQIYPPINVLPSLSRLMKSAIGEGMTRRDHSDVSNQLYANYAIGKDVQAMKAVVGEEALSSEDLLYLEFLDKFERKFVAQGAYDTRNIFQSLDLAWTLLRIFPRELLHRIPAKTLDQFYSRDATH